One Rhodoluna sp. KAS3 DNA window includes the following coding sequences:
- a CDS encoding sulfurtransferase, with amino-acid sequence MTIEFDQTAKFAEYADPSVLVSTEWLASNLNREGLVVVESDEDVLLYEIGHIPGAVKVDWHTELNDTVLRDYVSDEEFAALMSRKGISRDTTVVVYGDKSNWWAAYAMWVFKLFGHPDVRLLDGGREAWIAEGRELTREATQVTPAEYPVVKRDDSTLRAFRDDVLAHFGNPLIDVRSTEEYTGERTHMPAYPDEGALRGGHIPSAKSVPWARAAGENGVFKSRAELEKIYLDEAGLKAGDNVIAYCRIGERSSHTWFVLNYLLGFENVRNYDGSWTEWGSLVGVPIVKGIEPGLAPAAK; translated from the coding sequence ATGACGATTGAATTCGACCAGACAGCCAAGTTCGCAGAGTACGCCGATCCATCGGTGTTGGTTTCTACTGAATGGCTGGCGAGCAACCTAAACCGCGAGGGACTCGTTGTTGTTGAATCTGATGAAGATGTTCTTTTGTATGAAATTGGACACATCCCTGGCGCAGTCAAAGTCGACTGGCACACCGAGCTGAACGACACAGTTCTTCGCGACTATGTTTCTGATGAGGAGTTTGCCGCTCTCATGTCACGCAAGGGCATCTCGCGCGACACCACGGTAGTCGTTTACGGAGACAAAAGTAACTGGTGGGCTGCCTACGCCATGTGGGTGTTCAAATTGTTTGGCCACCCGGATGTTCGCCTACTTGATGGCGGCCGAGAGGCTTGGATTGCTGAAGGTCGTGAATTGACCCGCGAGGCTACCCAGGTTACCCCTGCCGAGTATCCGGTTGTAAAGCGCGACGACAGCACCCTTCGTGCTTTCCGCGATGATGTTCTTGCGCATTTCGGTAATCCCCTGATTGATGTTCGCTCAACTGAGGAGTACACCGGTGAGCGCACTCACATGCCTGCATACCCTGATGAGGGTGCGCTTCGTGGTGGCCACATTCCATCAGCTAAATCGGTCCCTTGGGCTCGTGCTGCTGGCGAGAACGGTGTGTTCAAGTCTCGTGCTGAGCTTGAAAAAATTTATCTAGATGAAGCCGGCTTGAAGGCTGGTGACAATGTGATCGCATATTGCCGCATCGGTGAGCGTTCGAGTCACACCTGGTTTGTTTTGAACTACCTCCTGGGCTTCGAGAATGTTCGCAACTACGACGGTTCTTGGACTGAGTGGGGCAGCTTGGTTGGTGTGCCAATCGTTAAGGGCATCGAGCCTGGTCTAGCGCCTGCGGCAAAGTAG
- a CDS encoding SufE family protein has protein sequence MQSVDEIVEDFNAVGVNDRLTLLLEYSEALPELPARYKDHPDLLERVEECQSPIFLFVEVDDAKLVHLFFTAPAESPTTRGFASILHSALDGHSVQEVLAVDDDFPSRIGLSAAVSPLRMRGMRGMLARIKRQVAEKSA, from the coding sequence ATGCAAAGTGTTGATGAAATAGTTGAAGATTTCAACGCAGTGGGCGTAAACGACCGCTTGACCCTACTGCTTGAGTATTCTGAGGCGCTACCAGAGCTTCCGGCAAGATACAAAGACCACCCAGATTTACTGGAACGTGTAGAAGAATGCCAGAGTCCGATTTTCCTTTTCGTAGAGGTCGACGACGCGAAGCTGGTGCACCTGTTCTTCACCGCCCCAGCCGAGTCTCCTACCACCCGCGGATTTGCATCGATTCTGCACTCTGCACTTGATGGGCATTCAGTACAAGAGGTCCTCGCGGTCGACGACGATTTTCCGTCGCGTATCGGTCTTTCCGCCGCGGTCTCCCCGCTGCGCATGAGGGGTATGCGAGGAATGTTGGCCCGCATTAAGAGGCAAGTCGCCGAAAAGTCAGCCTAG
- a CDS encoding dihydrofolate reductase family protein, with protein sequence MIFSDHPEFFELQPGWNVAMVISPDGSTSDPSGSSDGISNREDRAMLGYLRSQSDLIVTTGATARAENYRSSKYAPLAIITTGDIDLSNIPAMQDSSNFSHYLITAKPDARFAMFTNVPEEHVLVVGDLREAFSAIENLISANPDAKILFEGGPLVTEELLRFQPETRFILTVSGVAPGALDAAETFVQSRFGTALSNRPTISMQTTVNSYIVWP encoded by the coding sequence TTGATTTTTTCAGACCACCCAGAATTCTTTGAGCTTCAACCTGGCTGGAATGTAGCTATGGTCATCTCACCAGATGGCTCAACCTCAGACCCAAGTGGTTCATCTGACGGAATTAGCAATCGCGAAGATCGCGCGATGCTCGGTTACCTCAGGAGTCAATCCGACTTGATTGTCACCACCGGGGCTACGGCTAGGGCTGAAAATTATCGAAGTTCCAAGTACGCTCCCCTAGCCATCATCACCACGGGCGATATTGACCTTTCAAACATTCCTGCGATGCAGGATTCAAGTAATTTTTCCCACTATCTAATTACGGCCAAGCCGGATGCACGATTTGCAATGTTCACCAACGTGCCAGAGGAGCATGTGCTCGTTGTAGGGGACTTGCGGGAAGCCTTTTCGGCGATTGAGAACCTCATCTCCGCGAATCCAGACGCAAAAATCCTGTTTGAAGGTGGTCCTTTGGTGACAGAGGAGCTACTGAGATTCCAACCTGAGACAAGATTCATCTTGACGGTTTCGGGCGTGGCCCCGGGTGCACTTGATGCGGCTGAAACATTTGTTCAGAGTCGGTTCGGAACAGCACTTAGCAATCGTCCAACCATTTCGATGCAAACTACCGTAAACAGCTACATAGTCTGGCCTTGA
- a CDS encoding DUF3000 domain-containing protein — protein MIEFDVPSDAPAEFRVALESLKHAAIRSEIDVETIPAPTAIASHAITFKANIKENLTGVEGDAGTGRFVMLWEPEPQEAWASRFRVVIFAKSPLETNIGADEEISDVVWAWLNEALENRHAEFGAIAGTATRIMSTGYGSLSAQHDHAELELRASWSPLTTDIAGSFEAWLDLICIMSGFPNLPAGISTIDFSGRR, from the coding sequence ATGATCGAGTTTGACGTCCCATCCGATGCCCCTGCTGAATTCCGAGTAGCCCTCGAGTCGCTCAAGCATGCCGCGATTCGGAGTGAAATCGACGTTGAAACCATCCCAGCACCAACTGCAATCGCCTCGCATGCGATCACATTTAAGGCAAACATCAAAGAGAACCTAACCGGTGTCGAAGGTGATGCGGGAACAGGTCGTTTTGTAATGCTTTGGGAGCCGGAACCCCAGGAGGCATGGGCGTCGCGATTTAGAGTCGTCATTTTCGCCAAGTCGCCACTAGAAACCAACATCGGTGCTGACGAAGAAATCAGTGATGTTGTTTGGGCATGGCTCAATGAGGCTCTAGAGAACCGGCACGCTGAGTTTGGTGCGATTGCAGGAACTGCCACCAGGATTATGTCTACCGGATACGGTTCACTAAGCGCTCAGCATGATCATGCTGAGCTCGAACTTCGTGCGTCTTGGTCACCGTTGACCACAGATATTGCCGGCAGCTTCGAAGCTTGGTTGGACCTTATCTGCATCATGTCTGGATTCCCAAACCTACCCGCAGGAATTTCTACTATTGACTTCTCGGGTCGTCGATGA
- a CDS encoding HRDC domain-containing protein, producing MNDQEQVELPLLKSARASVVFVDNHELLNEAVAVLANATGPFALDAERASGFKYSQRAYLVQVHRSGTPIYLIDPIAISPEFSTEPFNELAALLSQDEWVLHAASQDIPCLSELGFSPVSLFDTELGSRIAGLPRVSLGAVCEHFLSLRLAKEHSAVDWSTRPLHADWLNYAALDVDVLLELRDKLEVELETLGKLDWARQEFANTARMKAKTPKADKWRSLTGLSALKDARKYAVAKAMWEARELLAIKLDVSPGRLIPDSAIVHVANTLPKSRPELAGDRAFVGRASRSYIDTWWTAVENGLKSRDLPPIKVKTEGIPNHRTWPGRFTDADNRLKAVKPVLQELSESLKIPAENLITPDFVRQVCWEPPVEASANAIGDFLASLGARQWQIDLVAEPIHLAISAAGQLVED from the coding sequence ATGAACGACCAAGAGCAGGTTGAGCTTCCTCTGCTCAAAAGTGCCCGAGCGAGTGTCGTTTTTGTCGACAATCATGAGCTGCTCAATGAAGCCGTTGCGGTTCTGGCAAACGCCACGGGCCCATTCGCTCTCGATGCCGAGCGAGCATCTGGATTTAAGTATTCTCAGCGTGCCTATCTTGTCCAAGTGCACCGCTCAGGAACACCGATTTACCTAATTGACCCGATCGCGATTAGCCCTGAGTTTTCAACGGAACCCTTCAACGAATTAGCCGCGTTGCTTTCTCAGGACGAGTGGGTTCTTCACGCTGCAAGCCAAGACATTCCGTGCCTTTCCGAGCTTGGGTTTAGTCCGGTTTCTCTGTTCGACACTGAACTAGGCTCCAGAATCGCAGGCCTACCTCGCGTGAGCCTCGGAGCAGTCTGTGAGCATTTTTTGAGTCTTCGGTTAGCAAAGGAACATTCTGCTGTTGACTGGAGCACTCGCCCGCTTCACGCGGACTGGCTGAACTACGCTGCCTTGGACGTCGATGTCCTCCTTGAACTTCGCGACAAATTGGAAGTTGAACTTGAGACATTGGGCAAGCTCGACTGGGCTCGCCAAGAGTTTGCAAACACGGCAAGGATGAAAGCCAAGACGCCAAAGGCCGATAAATGGCGTTCTCTAACTGGCCTGAGTGCTCTTAAGGATGCCCGAAAGTACGCAGTAGCAAAGGCGATGTGGGAGGCAAGAGAATTGCTAGCAATAAAGCTAGACGTCTCTCCTGGCCGTCTAATTCCTGATTCTGCGATCGTGCACGTTGCAAACACACTGCCCAAGTCGCGGCCTGAATTGGCGGGCGATCGTGCCTTTGTTGGCCGTGCCAGTAGGTCATACATCGACACTTGGTGGACCGCAGTAGAGAATGGCCTCAAGTCTCGAGACTTACCACCAATCAAGGTGAAGACCGAGGGAATACCAAATCACCGCACTTGGCCGGGGCGTTTTACCGACGCAGACAACAGACTCAAAGCAGTCAAGCCCGTACTGCAGGAGCTTTCAGAGTCGCTCAAAATTCCTGCAGAGAATCTCATAACACCGGACTTCGTTCGTCAAGTTTGTTGGGAGCCACCTGTTGAGGCTAGTGCCAATGCAATCGGAGATTTTCTGGCTTCCCTTGGCGCAAGGCAGTGGCAGATAGATTTGGTCGCTGAACCGATTCATCTGGCCATCTCAGCAGCGGGCCAATTGGTCGAGGACTAA
- the dxs gene encoding 1-deoxy-D-xylulose-5-phosphate synthase produces the protein MTLLERISGPRDLDSLSAPELKQLCDEIRSYLVGAVSATGGHLGPNLGVVETTVAIHRVFDSPRDAVIFDTGHQSYVHKLLTGRKDLSSLRQKDGIAGYPQRSESEHDIVESSHASSSLSWADGIAKAFKLTKQEDRYVVAVIGDGALTGGMAWEALNNISDDNDRKLVIIVNDNGRSYAPTIGGLARYLNGVRTDANYRRLYKLSKKLFYKFGLIGRLVYSAARGAGNGLLSTFAPKGMFPNLDIKYIGPVDGHDIVAMEQALSQAKKYAAPVIVHAITEKGRGYNPAALNIDDQFHAVGKIDPETGESLEKSSGASWTSVFADEIMTIADQNPSVVGITGAMLIPVGLDKFAKKYPSRVFDVGIAEQHAVTSAAGMAFGGLHPVVAVYATFINRAFDQVLMDVALHKAGVTIVLDRSGVTGPDGASHHGMWDLSVLQIVPGIRIASPRDGLRLREELNEAVAVDDGPTVVRFSKGSVGSEIPAMRRTEDGVDVLSEAQSKDVLIVSVGAMATTALKVAELLAAQGIGATVIDPRWVVPVAKSVVSMAAEHRLVVSIEDGIKVGGVGTRIRQSLRAAQVDTALNEVGLPDEFLEHASRDEILERVGLTAQSIAIDIVAQVVGSKVPHARPLQYGSSSSAELNSH, from the coding sequence ATGACTTTGTTAGAGCGGATTTCCGGACCTCGAGACCTTGATTCGCTTAGCGCACCCGAGCTAAAGCAGCTTTGTGATGAAATTCGCTCCTACCTAGTAGGGGCGGTTTCAGCAACGGGTGGTCACCTTGGGCCAAATCTTGGCGTAGTCGAAACAACTGTGGCAATCCACCGTGTTTTTGATTCACCACGTGATGCGGTTATTTTTGACACGGGTCATCAGTCTTACGTTCACAAATTACTTACCGGCCGCAAGGATCTGAGCTCACTTCGCCAAAAAGACGGAATCGCAGGATACCCGCAGAGAAGTGAGTCAGAGCATGACATCGTTGAAAGCTCTCACGCTTCATCATCGCTTTCTTGGGCTGACGGTATTGCCAAGGCATTCAAACTTACCAAGCAAGAGGATCGGTATGTCGTTGCCGTAATTGGTGATGGGGCCTTGACCGGCGGCATGGCATGGGAAGCACTCAACAATATCTCCGATGACAACGATCGAAAACTGGTCATTATTGTCAACGACAACGGCCGCTCATACGCGCCAACCATCGGTGGTCTTGCCAGATACCTCAACGGTGTCAGGACTGATGCAAACTACCGAAGGCTTTACAAACTCAGTAAGAAGCTGTTCTACAAATTTGGTTTGATCGGCCGACTGGTTTACTCAGCAGCCAGAGGCGCAGGTAATGGCTTACTAAGCACTTTTGCACCCAAGGGTATGTTTCCGAACCTGGACATAAAGTACATCGGCCCGGTAGATGGTCACGATATTGTTGCCATGGAACAGGCTTTGAGTCAGGCGAAGAAGTACGCGGCTCCAGTGATAGTGCACGCGATAACCGAAAAGGGGCGCGGGTACAACCCTGCGGCACTAAACATCGACGACCAGTTCCACGCGGTGGGGAAGATCGACCCTGAAACAGGGGAGTCGCTGGAGAAGTCTTCGGGCGCATCCTGGACATCGGTTTTTGCAGATGAGATTATGACAATCGCCGACCAAAACCCAAGCGTTGTTGGAATCACGGGCGCGATGCTGATTCCCGTCGGTCTCGATAAGTTTGCGAAGAAATATCCAAGCCGAGTATTCGATGTTGGGATTGCTGAGCAGCACGCGGTAACTTCTGCAGCGGGTATGGCTTTCGGTGGTCTCCACCCGGTTGTTGCCGTTTACGCGACATTCATCAACCGAGCCTTCGACCAGGTCCTAATGGACGTTGCTCTTCACAAAGCAGGCGTAACAATTGTCTTGGACCGCTCTGGTGTAACGGGTCCCGATGGAGCAAGCCACCACGGTATGTGGGATCTGTCAGTTCTGCAGATTGTGCCGGGCATAAGAATTGCTTCACCAAGAGACGGCCTACGTCTTCGAGAGGAACTCAACGAGGCGGTAGCTGTAGACGATGGACCGACCGTAGTTCGTTTCTCCAAGGGGTCAGTCGGCTCTGAGATACCTGCAATGCGGCGAACCGAAGACGGTGTAGACGTACTATCAGAGGCCCAAAGCAAGGACGTTTTGATCGTAAGCGTCGGGGCGATGGCAACTACGGCGTTGAAGGTGGCTGAGCTTCTCGCCGCCCAGGGTATCGGTGCTACGGTTATCGACCCGCGGTGGGTGGTTCCGGTTGCAAAGTCAGTGGTTTCAATGGCTGCCGAACACCGATTGGTAGTGTCAATCGAAGATGGCATCAAGGTTGGTGGCGTTGGTACGCGAATTAGACAATCATTGCGTGCAGCGCAGGTAGACACAGCTCTAAACGAGGTCGGTCTGCCGGATGAATTCCTTGAACACGCGTCGCGCGACGAAATCCTAGAACGAGTTGGTTTGACGGCACAGAGCATTGCAATTGATATTGTTGCCCAGGTTGTGGGCTCTAAGGTTCCGCACGCAAGACCGCTCCAGTATGGTTCAAGCAGTTCGGCTGAGCTGAACTCCCACTAG
- the acnA gene encoding aconitate hydratase AcnA: protein MSKVNSFGSADLLKVGSQEYRIFKLNSVDAKTLPYSLKVLLENLLRTEDGANITADHINALVNWDPTAEPDVEIQFTPARVIMQDFTGVPCVVDLATMREAVAELGGDPKRINPLAPAELVIDHSVQIDVAGSPDAFERNVEFEYNRNGERYQFLRWGQTAFDDFKVVPPGTGIVHQVNIEYLARTVMAREVNGELQAYPDSCVGTDSHTTMVNGLGVLGWGVGGIEAEAAMLGQPVSMLIPKVVGFKLTGQISTGVTATDVVLTITEMLRKHGVVGKFVEFYGAGVTSVPLANRATIGNMSPEFGSTAAMFPIDEVTLDYLRVTGRPQEQIDLVEAYAKAQGLWHDPSIEPRFSEYLELDLSTVVPSIAGPKRPQDRIVLSKAKESFESVLPTYSAQASKPTAVKGQSFAMDNGHVAIASITSCTNTSNPSVMLAAGLVARKAVEKGLTAKPWVKTSLAPGSKVVTEYYNKAGLTKDLDALGFNLVGYGCATCIGNSGPLSDEISEAINHNDLAVTAVLSGNRNFEGRISPDVKMNYLASPPLVIAYALAGTMDFDFETDALGEGLDGQPVYLRDIWPTAEEVQKTIDESINSDMFKTQYAGVFEGDDRWKSLPTPKGDVFEWDAKSTYVRKPPYFDGMKITPDAVKDIKGARVLAKLGDSVTTDHISPAGSIKVDSPAGKYLTEHGISRVDFNSYGSRRGNHEVMIRGTFANIRLRNQLLTDVEGGYTRDFTQAEGPQAFIYDASSNYQAQGTPLVILGGKEYGSGSSRDWAAKGTSLLGVRAVITESFERIHRSNLIGMGVLPLQFPAGQTADSLGLDGTEEFEITGIEELNAGTTPKTVRVVAKPSSHSAAGKPTVEFDAVVRIDTPGEADYYRNGGILQYVLRSLVA, encoded by the coding sequence ATGTCTAAAGTCAACAGTTTTGGTTCCGCTGACCTTCTTAAGGTTGGTTCTCAGGAATACCGCATCTTCAAGCTCAATTCAGTCGACGCGAAGACCCTTCCTTACAGCCTTAAGGTTCTCCTAGAGAACCTATTGCGTACCGAAGATGGCGCCAACATTACTGCCGACCACATCAACGCTTTGGTCAACTGGGATCCAACTGCCGAGCCAGATGTAGAAATCCAGTTCACCCCAGCCCGCGTAATCATGCAGGACTTCACTGGCGTTCCTTGTGTTGTTGACTTGGCTACCATGCGTGAAGCAGTTGCTGAACTCGGAGGCGACCCAAAGCGCATCAATCCTCTTGCACCAGCTGAATTGGTAATCGACCACTCAGTTCAGATCGACGTTGCTGGTTCGCCAGACGCGTTTGAGCGCAACGTTGAGTTTGAATACAACCGCAACGGGGAGCGCTACCAGTTCCTACGTTGGGGTCAAACCGCATTCGACGACTTCAAGGTAGTTCCACCGGGCACCGGCATTGTGCACCAGGTGAACATCGAATACCTTGCCCGTACCGTAATGGCGCGCGAAGTAAATGGTGAACTTCAGGCGTACCCAGATAGCTGCGTGGGTACCGACTCACACACCACCATGGTCAACGGCCTTGGGGTTCTAGGCTGGGGTGTTGGTGGAATCGAGGCCGAGGCAGCAATGCTAGGTCAGCCTGTTTCCATGCTTATCCCGAAGGTAGTCGGCTTCAAGTTGACTGGTCAGATTTCAACTGGCGTAACCGCCACCGACGTAGTTCTAACGATCACCGAGATGCTGCGTAAGCACGGTGTGGTCGGCAAGTTCGTAGAGTTTTACGGTGCTGGCGTAACTTCAGTTCCACTAGCAAACCGTGCAACCATCGGAAATATGAGCCCAGAGTTCGGCTCAACTGCCGCTATGTTCCCAATCGATGAAGTAACCCTTGATTACCTTCGTGTCACTGGGCGTCCGCAAGAGCAGATCGATCTCGTCGAAGCGTATGCAAAGGCTCAGGGGCTTTGGCACGACCCAAGCATCGAGCCTCGCTTCAGCGAGTACCTAGAGCTGGACTTGAGCACCGTCGTTCCTTCAATCGCGGGTCCAAAGCGCCCACAGGACCGAATTGTGCTGAGCAAGGCCAAGGAGTCGTTTGAGTCTGTCTTGCCAACATATTCAGCCCAGGCCTCAAAGCCAACAGCAGTGAAGGGTCAATCATTTGCAATGGACAACGGTCACGTTGCAATTGCGTCGATTACTTCATGTACCAACACTTCTAACCCATCAGTGATGCTTGCAGCCGGTCTGGTTGCTCGCAAGGCAGTTGAGAAGGGCCTAACGGCTAAGCCTTGGGTCAAGACCTCGCTAGCACCTGGATCAAAGGTTGTTACTGAGTACTACAACAAAGCTGGCCTAACCAAGGATCTTGATGCTCTCGGCTTCAACCTAGTCGGTTATGGATGTGCAACCTGCATCGGTAATTCAGGCCCACTTTCTGACGAGATTTCAGAGGCGATCAACCACAATGATCTTGCCGTCACTGCTGTACTCTCTGGAAACCGCAACTTCGAGGGTCGAATTAGCCCAGACGTCAAGATGAACTACCTGGCTTCGCCACCGTTGGTAATTGCCTATGCACTTGCCGGAACCATGGACTTTGACTTCGAGACCGACGCACTGGGCGAGGGATTAGACGGCCAGCCTGTCTATCTGCGCGACATCTGGCCAACTGCCGAAGAAGTGCAGAAGACCATCGACGAGTCTATTAACTCGGACATGTTCAAGACTCAGTATGCAGGCGTATTCGAGGGCGACGACCGATGGAAGTCTCTTCCGACTCCAAAGGGCGATGTTTTTGAGTGGGACGCCAAGTCGACCTACGTTCGCAAACCGCCTTATTTTGACGGAATGAAGATTACTCCAGATGCTGTGAAGGACATCAAGGGCGCCCGGGTTCTTGCCAAGCTTGGCGATTCGGTTACCACCGACCACATCAGCCCTGCCGGTTCAATCAAGGTTGACTCCCCGGCGGGTAAGTACCTGACCGAACACGGTATCTCGCGCGTTGATTTCAACAGCTATGGCTCACGTCGGGGAAACCACGAGGTAATGATTCGTGGAACTTTTGCGAACATCCGCCTGCGCAACCAGCTTCTTACCGACGTCGAGGGTGGTTACACCCGTGACTTCACTCAGGCAGAGGGGCCACAGGCGTTCATCTATGACGCTTCGAGCAACTACCAGGCACAGGGAACCCCACTAGTAATTCTCGGTGGCAAAGAATATGGATCCGGTTCATCGCGTGACTGGGCTGCCAAGGGAACAAGCCTGTTGGGTGTCCGCGCGGTTATTACCGAAAGCTTTGAGCGTATTCACCGCAGCAACCTGATCGGTATGGGTGTATTGCCGCTCCAGTTCCCTGCAGGTCAAACAGCTGATTCACTAGGGCTTGACGGTACTGAAGAGTTTGAGATCACCGGCATTGAAGAATTGAATGCCGGAACTACTCCAAAGACAGTTCGCGTAGTCGCTAAGCCGTCATCTCACTCGGCGGCGGGCAAACCTACCGTTGAGTTTGATGCTGTGGTACGCATTGACACTCCTGGCGAAGCGGATTACTACCGCAACGGAGGAATTCTCCAGTACGTGCTTCGTAGCCTGGTTGCTTAA
- a CDS encoding DUF3159 domain-containing protein, producing MPKHQASQLGVSKTDEGYSLTSKGVLGALGGWFGVFEAIVPATVFVILLSITNNVVLAVITAASLSAVSLLIQIIRKKPLTQAIAGAIGIAISAYLPLREGGQPADYFVQGFISNSIYFAVLLVSVLIRWPVVGLLISVLTGKTDMSWRREPAKLRRFQLVTLLWVGLFASRLLVQVPLYLTDQLAALGFFRVAMGVPLYAFLLWTTWLLTRETIRSRQ from the coding sequence GTGCCGAAACATCAAGCCAGCCAGCTAGGGGTATCAAAAACAGACGAGGGTTACTCCCTGACTTCAAAAGGCGTTCTGGGTGCACTCGGTGGTTGGTTCGGAGTTTTCGAGGCCATTGTCCCGGCTACAGTTTTTGTAATTCTGCTGTCAATAACGAACAATGTAGTGCTAGCGGTAATCACGGCAGCTTCACTCTCTGCGGTCTCACTTCTAATCCAAATCATTCGAAAAAAGCCTCTGACTCAGGCAATTGCGGGTGCCATCGGAATCGCCATCTCTGCATACCTACCGCTACGCGAGGGTGGTCAACCCGCGGATTACTTCGTCCAAGGATTTATCTCCAACAGCATTTACTTTGCGGTGCTTCTAGTTTCAGTCTTAATTCGCTGGCCAGTCGTCGGACTCTTAATCTCGGTATTGACCGGAAAAACCGACATGTCTTGGCGGCGCGAACCGGCTAAGTTACGCCGATTCCAGCTGGTGACTTTGCTTTGGGTAGGGCTTTTTGCCTCGAGACTTCTCGTCCAAGTTCCCCTGTATCTAACCGATCAACTTGCGGCCCTTGGCTTCTTTAGGGTTGCAATGGGCGTGCCACTTTACGCGTTTTTGTTATGGACCACTTGGTTACTCACCCGCGAAACAATTCGTTCACGTCAATAG
- a CDS encoding DUF3710 domain-containing protein, whose protein sequence is MTASYSNGKSAPADRHSAGPFDVSEVTDVSPYLDFGSMRVPPREGLQMRLDVEEGSKRVVAVTLEWNGSSVQLQAFAAPKSEGIWHEIRSAMQQSITTQGGQAEERIGSLGPELLARIPLMDEAGNAAGFRIARFIGVDGPKWFLRGVVGGAAINDPMAAADIDDLFRSVIVARGDIPMPPKDLLPLNMPGGTVAPPRSL, encoded by the coding sequence ATGACGGCTTCATATTCAAACGGTAAGTCCGCCCCTGCGGACCGTCATTCCGCAGGCCCATTCGACGTTTCTGAGGTCACAGACGTAAGTCCGTATCTAGACTTTGGCTCGATGCGAGTTCCTCCGCGCGAAGGCCTACAAATGCGTTTGGACGTCGAGGAAGGTTCAAAGCGCGTTGTCGCAGTTACCCTCGAGTGGAACGGCTCCTCGGTCCAGCTGCAAGCATTCGCTGCGCCAAAATCAGAGGGAATTTGGCACGAAATCAGATCTGCGATGCAGCAATCAATCACCACCCAGGGTGGTCAGGCCGAAGAGCGGATCGGTTCTCTCGGTCCTGAACTTCTGGCCCGCATCCCGCTGATGGATGAGGCTGGAAACGCAGCAGGTTTTCGGATCGCCCGCTTTATCGGCGTGGACGGCCCAAAGTGGTTCTTACGCGGTGTTGTTGGCGGAGCCGCAATTAATGATCCGATGGCAGCAGCCGACATTGACGACCTATTTCGGTCGGTAATCGTGGCTCGTGGCGACATTCCAATGCCACCAAAGGACCTTTTGCCGCTGAACATGCCCGGCGGAACCGTTGCGCCACCGAGGAGCCTATAG
- the dut gene encoding dUTP diphosphatase, producing the protein MLPAYAQPGDAGADLRSRIDTVVPARGRVMVPTGVSIALPDGYVCLVHPRSGLAAKHGITVLNTPGTVDAGYRGEIAVNLYNTGEQDFSITAGDRIAQLVFQKVERANFIRVETLPESHRGDAGFGSTGVN; encoded by the coding sequence ATGCTCCCGGCCTATGCCCAGCCCGGTGACGCCGGTGCCGATTTGAGGTCCCGGATTGACACAGTTGTGCCAGCGCGAGGCCGAGTAATGGTTCCAACCGGTGTTTCAATCGCCCTACCGGATGGCTACGTGTGCTTGGTTCACCCGCGGTCAGGATTGGCCGCTAAGCACGGAATTACGGTTCTGAACACGCCAGGCACCGTTGATGCCGGTTATCGCGGGGAAATCGCAGTAAATCTCTACAACACTGGGGAGCAGGACTTTTCAATCACCGCCGGAGACCGCATCGCTCAGCTGGTGTTCCAGAAGGTGGAGCGTGCCAACTTCATCCGGGTGGAGACGCTGCCCGAGAGCCACCGTGGCGATGCTGGATTTGGATCGACGGGTGTCAACTAG
- a CDS encoding DUF3093 domain-containing protein, which translates to MTSLKTSSAIRFEERVYPSVGAFGASLMVWPTIWLALAPLNSTLGAVLGLVLNLGVVALMYFGAPKVVVTDDDISVGKARIQLSLVAEPKKITKDERRAEIGPKLNARAYLQLQATVKEMVRVQVLDDSDPTPYWIFSTRNADEICRLIKG; encoded by the coding sequence ATGACTTCGCTAAAGACAAGCTCGGCTATTCGCTTCGAGGAGAGGGTTTACCCGAGCGTAGGTGCCTTCGGTGCATCACTGATGGTTTGGCCGACGATATGGCTAGCCTTGGCCCCACTCAACAGCACACTGGGGGCAGTGCTCGGACTTGTGCTGAACCTAGGCGTAGTAGCCCTGATGTACTTCGGTGCACCAAAGGTTGTAGTAACCGACGACGATATTTCGGTCGGTAAGGCGAGAATCCAGTTGTCGCTGGTTGCCGAACCGAAGAAAATTACTAAAGACGAGCGTCGTGCCGAGATTGGGCCTAAGCTAAATGCCCGCGCTTATCTCCAGTTGCAAGCAACTGTAAAAGAAATGGTGCGTGTCCAGGTTCTAGATGATTCGGATCCGACACCGTACTGGATTTTTTCAACCCGAAACGCTGACGAAATCTGCAGACTCATCAAGGGTTAG